Proteins from a genomic interval of Ralstonia wenshanensis:
- a CDS encoding chemotaxis protein CheW, with protein sequence MNEQRTNLTSRQRLHEYQAMLARRLQEARAKSSTEGFLGVQIGEHHWLLSLTETGEVLDYQPPARVPLTQPWYLGLVNARGNLLGVIDFGLFCGEAPTGSGSGAKIVVLSKDPQRACAIVVPRVAGLRSLSDLQPAEATVEEGRPWLGRAWRDVHGTQWRELDVRQLLADPAFLQVGRSRA encoded by the coding sequence GTGAACGAACAGCGCACCAACCTGACCTCCCGCCAGCGCCTGCACGAATACCAGGCGATGCTGGCCCGCCGCCTGCAAGAGGCGCGCGCCAAGTCGTCGACGGAAGGCTTTCTGGGCGTGCAGATCGGCGAGCACCACTGGCTGCTGTCCCTGACGGAAACCGGCGAGGTGCTGGACTACCAGCCGCCCGCACGCGTGCCGCTCACGCAGCCGTGGTACCTCGGTCTAGTGAATGCGCGCGGCAACCTGCTGGGCGTGATCGATTTCGGCCTGTTCTGCGGTGAAGCACCGACGGGTAGTGGCAGCGGCGCCAAGATCGTGGTGCTGTCCAAAGACCCGCAGCGGGCGTGCGCAATCGTTGTGCCGCGCGTGGCGGGGCTGCGCAGCCTGAGCGACCTGCAGCCTGCGGAAGCCACCGTGGAAGAGGGGCGTCCTTGGCTGGGCCGTGCCTGGCGCGACGTGCACGGCACGCAGTGGCGTGAACTGGACGTGCGGCAGTTGCTGGCCGATCCGGCGTTCCTGCAGGTCGGCCGCAGCCGCGCATAA
- a CDS encoding response regulator — translation MAIKKVLVVDDSPTEALHLSEILGKNGFKVTVAADSEQAMTKLEAETFDLILMDVVMPGQNGYQATRAIKKDERFQGIPVIMCTTKGLETDRVWGMRQGASDYIVKPVKAEELLEKIAKLAQ, via the coding sequence ATGGCAATCAAGAAAGTGTTGGTGGTCGATGATTCTCCGACCGAAGCGCTGCATCTGTCGGAGATCCTCGGCAAGAACGGTTTCAAGGTGACGGTCGCTGCCGATAGCGAACAGGCCATGACCAAGCTCGAAGCCGAAACCTTCGACCTGATCCTGATGGACGTGGTGATGCCGGGCCAGAACGGCTACCAGGCGACCCGCGCCATCAAGAAGGACGAGCGCTTCCAGGGCATCCCCGTGATCATGTGCACGACCAAGGGCCTGGAGACCGACCGCGTGTGGGGCATGCGTCAGGGCGCATCGGACTACATCGTCAAGCCGGTCAAGGCCGAAGAGCTGCTAGAAAAGATCGCCAAGCTGGCGCAGTGA